Proteins found in one Sporosarcina jeotgali genomic segment:
- a CDS encoding YkyA family protein: protein MKRIGFFVMIASLFTVLTGCQTDKKEAAEIHKKIEDSAVLEEKFAENQKELAASRKKVNESNQKILGLKSTEAAAIKQTINNQEISTERRELDEAQENFQNAYAALMTIDENIKLIKDKDEKKLATNVMTLMKDRKKLMDSYFDIYQMQLNSQSKFFDNLEQGNFQLDTLEEQVETINDESKKMHDVAEQVNQVTKNYNEVKSKYFEMAGLS from the coding sequence TTGAAACGTATAGGTTTTTTCGTAATGATTGCAAGTTTATTTACAGTGCTTACTGGATGTCAAACCGATAAAAAGGAAGCGGCGGAGATCCATAAAAAAATAGAAGATTCAGCAGTGTTAGAAGAGAAATTCGCTGAAAATCAAAAAGAGTTGGCGGCCAGCAGAAAAAAAGTCAACGAGAGCAATCAAAAGATACTCGGACTTAAAAGCACTGAAGCGGCGGCAATAAAACAAACGATAAATAATCAAGAGATTTCAACCGAAAGGCGTGAACTGGACGAAGCACAGGAAAACTTCCAGAACGCGTATGCTGCACTCATGACTATTGATGAAAACATTAAGCTAATTAAGGACAAAGATGAGAAGAAGTTGGCAACTAATGTCATGACACTCATGAAGGACCGTAAAAAGCTGATGGACAGCTACTTTGATATCTATCAAATGCAATTGAACTCACAGAGTAAATTCTTCGATAATCTTGAACAAGGGAATTTTCAACTGGATACACTGGAAGAACAGGTCGAAACCATAAACGACGAAAGTAAAAAAATGCACGATGTTGCCGAACAAGTGAATCAGGTGACGAAAAACTATAACGAAGTGAAGAGTAAGTATTTTGAGATGGCTGGATTGAGTTAA